In Bradysia coprophila strain Holo2 unplaced genomic scaffold, BU_Bcop_v1 contig_350, whole genome shotgun sequence, a genomic segment contains:
- the LOC119080538 gene encoding troponin C, isoallergen Bla g 6.0101-like isoform X1: MVQFSELDKETVRILKNAFLAFENEKSGTILAEDIGTIVEMLGHRLDERALKLAIKEADPVGSGKVEFEPFACFASKYVEVEEDADAVAKELREAFLLYDRDSKGYITVEVLRQILHEIDDKIPPGDLDLMIEEIDADGSGTVDFEEFMEVMTGPI; this comes from the exons ATGGTG CAATTTTCGGAGCTCGACAAGGAAACCGTTCGAA ttttaaagAATGCTTTCCTGGCCTTTGAAAACGAGAAATCCGGCACAATATTGGCTGAGGATATCGGGACAATTGTCGAAATGCTCGGTCATCGGTTGGACGAAAGGGCGTTAAAGTTAGCTATAAAAGAGGCCGATCCGGTAGGTAGTGGAAAAGTTGAATTCGAACCATTCGCTTGTTTCGCTTCCAAATATGTTGAGGTCGAAGAGGATGCTGACGCCGTTGCTAAGGAACTGAGAGAAGCGTTTCTACTATACGATAGAGATT CGAAAGGATATATAACCGTTGAAGTGTTACGACAAATTCTTCATGAAATCGACGATAAAATACCACCAGGAGATTTAGACTTGATGATTGAAGAAATCGATGCTGATGGCTCTGGAACTGTTGATTTTGAGG AATTTATGGAAGTGATGACAG GACCAATCTGA
- the LOC119080538 gene encoding troponin C, isoallergen Bla g 6.0101-like isoform X2, producing MVQFSELDKETVRILKNAFLAFENEKSGTILAEDIGTIVEMLGHRLDERALKLAIKEADPVGSGKVEFEPFACFASKYVEVEEDADAVAKELREAFLLYDRDSKGYITVEVLRQILHEIDDKIPPGDLDLMIEEIDADGSGTVDFEEFMEVMTG from the exons ATGGTG CAATTTTCGGAGCTCGACAAGGAAACCGTTCGAA ttttaaagAATGCTTTCCTGGCCTTTGAAAACGAGAAATCCGGCACAATATTGGCTGAGGATATCGGGACAATTGTCGAAATGCTCGGTCATCGGTTGGACGAAAGGGCGTTAAAGTTAGCTATAAAAGAGGCCGATCCGGTAGGTAGTGGAAAAGTTGAATTCGAACCATTCGCTTGTTTCGCTTCCAAATATGTTGAGGTCGAAGAGGATGCTGACGCCGTTGCTAAGGAACTGAGAGAAGCGTTTCTACTATACGATAGAGATT CGAAAGGATATATAACCGTTGAAGTGTTACGACAAATTCTTCATGAAATCGACGATAAAATACCACCAGGAGATTTAGACTTGATGATTGAAGAAATCGATGCTGATGGCTCTGGAACTGTTGATTTTGAGG AATTTATGGAAGTGATGACAGGTTAA